In Anopheles gambiae chromosome 2, idAnoGambNW_F1_1, whole genome shotgun sequence, a single window of DNA contains:
- the LOC5667349 gene encoding uncharacterized protein LOC5667349 isoform X3 translates to MLSVVITVVCFVCYCCHRNIKKRSNSLYRQQWLDADTNMEIYSVEQCYDPPPNGTSSGGFFMDGSSSTAGDYQSLPTMITASASAINHTTGHHHAQYPSYHQQQHYHQQQQQHHYQYTPYPNGPPPSYDTVVAQDELLASRRKRAYDALPADDTHHTQEEEEDVGQSSSRRCSNHELHECDKQSVYADGATPLLLPKTSRPPGNGDVSVASIVRRPYSDDPDEPTLCRSVVEPDWSEEGDHHRTSCNCPAVVATSGGGEGSIAGPPIYCRNCGYFVATGSPALERRHHRRSHRRNLPIERTRNETLLVDYETPASDVVNRNNVTDDGGTGQTVDTVDIDMRTTMQMVASSSTGPSRRFDTMNNNNASSNSAANETQSSPAASNLSTAPPPQQSLASTVSRRSSSFFGAANSANNNIIIDCSVVIHGDAAPVTGDIIHQCPNTSNQCCNQLDSYLQPGAGDSNGNTDTAVAPVQPAATGPSSSGSPGSLLNENGLVRLDMSQIIDNTGLPTYEAALKLESSGYV, encoded by the coding sequence TGCTACGATCCACCGCCGAACGGGACGTCGTCGGGTGGCTTTTTTAtggacggcagcagcagcacagccgGCGACTATCAGTCGCTCCCGACTATGATCACCGCCAGCGCGAGCGCAATAAATCATACCACCGGCCACCATCATGCACAGTATCCATCctaccatcagcagcaacattatcatcagcagcagcagcaacatcattaCCAGTACACACCGTACCCGAACGGTCCACCGCCCTCGTACGATACGGTGGTCGCCCAGGACGAGCTGCTGGCATCGCGCCGCAAGCGCGCCTACGATGCGCTCCCCGCCGacgacacacaccacacacaggaggaggaggaggacgttGGGCAGTCGTCCTCTCGCCGCTGCTCCAACCACGAGCTACACGAGTGTGATAAACAATCGGTCTATGCGGACGGTGCGACACCGCTTCTGCTGCCGAAGACATCTCGCCCGCCCGGGAACGGTGACGTATCGGTAGCGTCAATCGTGCGCCGCCCTTACAGCGATGATCCGGATGAACCGACGCTCTGCCGCAGCGTCGTCGAACCCGACTGGAGCGAGGAGGGCGATCACCATCGAACGAGCTGCAACTGTCCCGCGGTGGTGGCCACCAGCGGCGGTGGCGAAGGTTCCATTGCCGGCCCGCCAATTTACTGTCGTAATTGTGGTTACTTTGTAGCGACCGGCTCGCCAGCGCTGGAACGACGGCACCACCGTCGCAGCCACCGACGGAACCTCCCAATCGAACGGACGCGTAACGAGACACTCCTAGTCGATTATGAGACTCCAGCCAGCGACGTTGTCAATCGAAACAATGTCACCGATGATGGCGGTACCGGCCAGACGGTGGACACGGTTGACATTGACATGCGGACAACAATGCAGATGGTAGCGTCGTCTTCGACCGGCCCCTCCCGCCGGTTCGATAcgatgaacaacaacaacgccagCAGCAATAGTGCGGCTAATGAAACGCAAAGCTCTCCAGCTGCATCGAATTTATCCACCgcgccaccaccacaacaatcATTAGCCAGCACGGTAAGCAGACGGAGCAGTAGCTTCTTCGGTGCAGCAAACAGTGCAAATAATAACATCATTATCGATTGTTCGGTGGTGATTCATGGTGACGCTGCTCCCGTGACCGGCGACATCATCCATCAGTGTCCAAACACGTCCAATCAGTGTTGCAATCAGCTCGATAGTTACTTACAACCGGGAGCCGGGGACAGCAACGGCAACACCGATACGGCCGTAGCGCCGGTCCAACCCGCCGCCACGGGTCCATCGTCGTCCGGATCGCCGGGCAGTTTGCTGAACGAGAACGGTTTGGTGCGGCTAGACATGAGCCAAATCATCGACAACACCGGTCTACCGACGTACGAGGCGGCCTTAAAGCTCGAGTCCAGTGGGTACGTGTAG